ATTTGGGGAACCGTGATGTGGGATTCGTCTATAAACAAAAGATAGTCCTTGGGGAAATAATCCAAGAGCGTTGAAGGCGGCTCCCCGGGCTTTCGGAAGTCCAAATGGCGCGAATAGTTTTCTATGCCGTTGCAGTAGCCGATTTGGTCCATCATTTCCAGATCAAACGCGGTGCGCTCCTGGATGCGTTGTGCCTCAATCAACTTGTCCGCTTTCTTAAAATACGCAATCCTATCCCGCAGCTCATCGCGGATATTTCCCTGCGCTGCTTTAAGCTCTTCGCGCTCAATCACATAGTGTTTTGCCGGGTAGATGCGCACTTCTCCTGTACGGGCGCCCTCATCAAACACCGCATCTCCGGTCAACGGGTCAAACGCTTTGATGGCATCAATTTCATCACCGAAAAAGTCAATGCGGTACGCGAATTCCTCGTACCCGGGCTGCACTTCAAGGACATCTCCTTTTACGCGATAAGTGCCGCGCTTCAGGTCATAGTCGCTGCGTTCATACTGCAGGCTCGCGAGGAGCCGGAGCGCATCATTCCTGTTGATGGATTCGCCCGCCTTAAATTCAGCGCGCATATTTTCATATGAATCCGGCCTGCCCAAGCCGTAGATGCACGAAACAGACGCCACAATCACCACGTCTGTGCGCGTCAAAAGCGCGGTGGTGGATGCCAGGCGCAAGCGGTCAATCTCCTCATTGATTTGTGTTTCCTTTTCAATGTACGTGTCGCTTTTTGGCACGTACGCCTCGGGCTGGTAGTAGTCATAGTACGAGACAAAGTAGTGCACCGCGTTTTTCGGGAAAAATTCCTGGAACTCGCTCGCGAGCTGTGCGGCTAATGTTTTATTGTGGCTGATGATGAGCGTGGGTTTTTGAACGTTTTGGATGACGCACGCCATTGAGTAGGTTTTACCGGATCCGGTCACCCCCAAGAGCGTCTGGTCGCGGAAGCCCTTTGCAACGCCGCCCGAAAGATCCGCAATGGCTTGCGGCTGGTCCCCTGTTGGCTTGAATGATGACTGGATTTTGAACTTCATGAGTGTGTTGCCTGAAGACACTAAACCATTAAATGTCGCTTTAGTCAAAGCTTTCAGAAAGCGTTTATTAGAGCTATACTATTCTATATGATTGCATCCATTTCAGGAAAAATTATCAAGAAAACAGGCGCTACGGCCATTGTGGATGTGCACGGCGTGGGATACAAGGTGAGCGTCCCGGCCAGTGAACTGGCGGAGCTCAAAACCGGCTCTGAAGCCGCGTTTTTTACGCACCTCGCGGTTAAAGAAGATGCCCTGGATTTGTACGCAAGCCGCGACCCCAGAGTCATTGAGTGGTTTGTGATGCTCTTGAACGTGAAAGGAATCGGCCCCAAGTCAGCGCTTTCCGTGATGTCCGTGGCGCGTCCGCAGGATCTTTCCGCGGCCTTGCAGGCCGAGTCTCCGGACGCATTGGTGAACTGCGGGGTGAGCAAGAAAGTCAGCGAGCGCATTGTGCTGGAGCTCAAGGCGAAGGCAAAAGATTTGATAGACGTGCAGGATGCGGCCACCAAGGAGTCCATCATTCTTGGCGGGGAAGCCTTGCAGGCTTTGGAGGCCCTGGGCTACTCCCGCGAGCACGCACGCGAGGCGCTCAAAGATGCGGAAGGCGATGATGTGGGCGCCAAAGTGAGGAGCGCGCTGAAAGTCTTGGGCAGGTAGTATGTGGCGGGAAGTTGATGATAAAGTCACATGGAATGATGCGGTCAGCGTCCAGCCAAACGCGCGGTTTTTGCAGTCATGGGAATGGGGCGAGTTCCAGGAATCACTCGGCCGCGCTGTTAAGCGCCTTTCCTGGAATGATGAAGTCCTCGTGCAGGCGATTAAGATGCCTTTGCCTCTGTCAAACCACTACTGGTACATCCCGCACGGGCCGCTTTTATCCAAAAGCGCGCCAGGCTGGCAGGATGAGCTCAAAGAAACTCTAAATGACGGAGCGCTGTTCGTGCGCGTGGATCCGGTTAATGATTTTGTGATTAAAGGCGCGCGAATTATGCGCGCAACCCAGCCGCAGTGCACGCGGATTCTGGATTTGTCGCAATCCGAGGATGCCCTGAAGAACCGCATGCGCCAGAAGACGCGGTACAACATCCGTTTGGCGGAAAAACGCGGGGTTAACATCAGCACAGGTTCAATCAGCGATTTTTTGCGGCTCAACGCCGAAACCAAAACACGGGACAAGTTCGCTTCACATCCGGACGAGTACTATCAAAACATGGTCGCGTCACTGCCGAAAGATTTCATCAAAATTTACCAGGCGTCATATCAAAACACAATCATCGCCAGCAATATAATCATACTGTACGGAGATACGGCAACCTACACGCACGGCGCTTCATCAAATGAACACCGGGAGACAATGGCTCCGTATCTTTTGCACTGGCGCATCATCCAAGAACTTAAAAAACAGGGGATCAGGCATTATGATCTCTGGGGCATCAATCCTGCAGATGAGTCGCACCGCGCATACAAAAAATCCTGGCAGGGCATTTCCAGGTTTAAGGAAGGGTTTGGCGGCGCGGCCGCGTGCTATCCGAATTCGTTTGACGTAATCTACAACTCGTGGTTGTATACTATGTATACATTCTTAAGAAAATTCCGTTAGTATGATCAGAAAAATCGTCATTCCCGCGGCAGGCAAAGGCACGCGCATGCTGGACCTTGCAAAGGACCGCCCAAAACATTTGATTGATGTGCTTGATAAGCCGTTCCTCTATTACGTGCTTAACAATATCCAGAACGCGGGGTACGAAGAAATTGTTCTGGTGGTGGGCAACCACGCGGAAAAAATGGTTGAGTTTAGCCAAGGCATCGGCAAAGAGTTTCCCTTAACGCTCATTGACCAGTTCAAGGCGATGGGCGCCGAGCGCTATGGGACTGCGATTCCGGTACTTGCCGCAGCCGAAGCGGTTGGGGACGAGAATTTCGTATGCATCTATGGAGATAATTTGTACAGCCCGCGCGATTTGGCTGCCATCCGGGAGCTGGATGATGAGTACGCCTGGCTTTCTCTGCTGGAAGTTCCGAATCCGGAAAAGTACGGCGTGCCTATTGTAGAGGGTGATGTGGTGCGCGATTTTGTGGAGAAGCCTAAAACATTCATCTCAAACTGGGTGTCAATCGGATGCTATAAGTTTACGCCCGCCATTTTCGCGGAGGCGGCCAAGGTGGGCAAGTCCGAGCGCGGGGAGTATGAGCTCACGGACGCCATTTCATCATTGGCGAAACAAGGAAAAGTGCGCGCGCGGAAGATGCTGGATTACTGGATGGATTTCGGCAATCCGGATGATATCAAAAAGGTGGGTGATTTTTTACAGCAGAAAAAATAATTCCCCCTCCTTTATTAAGGAGGGGGCGAGGGGGTGGTTCTTATTTACAGTATTTGCAAAATTTCCCTTGGGCTTGCGTACTCGCAAGTTAAGGGAAATTTTGAAAGGAAGAGGCGGGCGGAGGGTGGAGCGGACTGGCGATAGCCAGTACGCGTAACCCACAGTCCCGACTCTGACGCCGCGCTCCCGTCGTTCAACGGATAGGACACAAGATTCCGGATCTTGTAATAGAGGTTCGATTCCTCTCGGGAGCACCAGTGGTCTACGAAGATACTTTTTTGCCTACTATAATAGTTTTATGAAGTTCGGCATCATCCTGCAATCCAACAAACCCGAACACGCCTGGAATACGTTCCGTTTCGGCATCACCGCGCTCAAAGCCAACCACCAGGTGGAGATTTTCTTGATGAGCGAAGGCTCGGAATTGGACGCCATCCAGGACACCAAAGATTTTGACATCTCTGCAAAAGTGGCGGAATTCAGAGAATTGAAAGGCGTAATATATGCGTGCGGTTCCTGCCTCAAGGTTCGCGGAAAGGAAGCGGGCAGCGTGTGCCCGGTTTCCACGATGTCCGATTTGCTCAACATGGTTGAGGATTCGGACAAAGTCTTGGTGTTTGGTTAAATGTATGATTAAGATCGTTTTTATCGCAGGTCCTTACATAGGAGACGGAACAGTTGAGGCTATTGAGCGCAATATCCGCGAAGCGGAAAAATATCAGATTGCGCTCGCCAACAGAGAAGTCGGCTTTTTCTGCCCCCACAACCACACCGAACATTTTAGCAGCAAGAAAGGCGCTACTCCGCCCGAGAAGTTTTACTATGATCTGGATTTTCAATTTCTTATGCGCGCGGCAGATGCAGTTTTAGCCATGCCGAATTGGGAAAAATCGCGGGGCGCAAAAAGAGAAGTGGAGTGGGGGTTGGAAAAAGGAATGAAGGTATTTTACCCGAAGGACCCAACAGATATTGAGGAGATTGTACAATGGGCAAAACCGAATGAAAGTATTACTTGCTACAAATAACCAAGGCAAAGCCGCCCGGTTTAAGCGCCTGCTGGAACAGGCGGATGCAGGCATTGAGCTGTGCACGCCAAAAGAACTGCACATTGACGGCATTGACGTTGACGAAACCGGCGCCACGCTTGCCGAAAACGCGGAACGCAAAGCCCGGGCATATGCCGGAATGGCGGACATGCCCATTCTTGCCAATGATATCGGCCTGTATGTTGCGGGCGAGGGCTTTATGGACGCCCCTAAAAGGACGGCTCTGGGAGGGGTACAAGAACACTACTTAACACAAGAAGAGATAGCCCGCAAACTTTTGAATTTTTGGAAAGGCATTGCCCAAAAACACGGCGGGAGCGTGGATGCGGCCTGGGTTGAGGCGTTCGTGGCCGTGTATCCCGACGGAAGCGTAAAAAGAGCCAGTTCCCGCAGGGAGATCATCCTCACTGACCGGGAGCTCGGAGAAGTGCCCCTGCACTTGCCGATTCGCGCTTTGTACTATTCAAAAGCAACAAACAAACCCGCCATTCAGCACACAGAAGAAGAGGAGTGGTTAGAGATGCAGCCGGTAATTGATGCGTTGATTGCGGTTTTGGCTAAGTAGGGATAAAAAGACAACGAGGACACGGGTCCAGTATCATTTCTTGTTTTTACTGCGGTTTCGTGGTACTATGGCGCATATGCAGGCCGTAACCACAACCACGGTGCGCATCCCGGAATCAGCCCTCAAAAAAGGAGTGGTGCTTTTGGATTTGGATGAGTACAACCAGCTTCGCGAACAAGCGGTGCCCACCTATTATTTGACCGGCAAGGCGGCCGAGGATTTAGATCGTGAAGTTGAGAAAGCATTGCAGGAAGACCGGGAAGGGAAAACCAGGCGGATTAAGTCGTTGCGGGATTTGCGTTGATATGAATTGTTATGGAAATTTTTACCACGCCGAAATTTGACAGGCGGTATAAGAAGCTCCCGATTCACATACAATTGAAAGCTGAACAAAGGGAAGATATATTCGCGCAAAACGTGCATGATCCGCGCCTGGAGACACATAAATTGCACGGCAAAGACAAGGATTGCTGGGCGTATTCAATTGACCGAAATTACAGAATAAAATTTTTATTTAAAGACGGGGGGAATATTTTGTATATAAATGTCGGTACCCACGACGAAGTCTATTGATAATTAAAGGGCGCGTTTCGGCGCTTTTTATGTTGAAGCAATGTGTCAAAAAATTTATCCCGCGATTGTTCCTCTCCGCGTACCACAAGGCGCTCGCCATCGCCGCGAACATCATCTATTGGTTTCCCTCGCACCAGCTCATCACCATTGGGGTCACGGGCACCAAGGGAAAATCCTCAACCGTCATCATGATCACCCGCATTTTGGAGGAAGCGGGGTTTGCGGTCGGGTCCATGAATACCGTGTTTTTTAAGATCGGCGGCAAGGAGTGGCAGAATAATAAAAAGCAGGGCATGCTCGGCCGTTTTGCCCTGCAAAAAATGCTCCGCGCTATGGTGCGCAAAAAGTGCACGCACGCAGTGATAGAGGTTACGAGCGAGGGCGTTGCCCAGCACCGGCACTGGGGTATTGCGTTTGACGTACTGGTGTTCACCAACCTAACGCCCGAGCACATTGAGTCGCACGGGTCGTACGAGCGCTACCGCGCGGCCAAGCAGCTCGTTTTCAGGAACCTCTCAAAAACGCGGCGCAAAACCATAGGTGGAAGCCAGGTCAAAAAAGTGATTATTGCGAACGCAGAGGATGCGGAAGCTTCGCAGTTCCTCAAGTTCAAGGCGGATGAGAAATGGTCAGTGAGCTCGGACCCAGCCTGCCTTCCCGTGCTCAAGAACAATTTTGAAGCGCACCTGTGCGCCGATGAGGTGAAGGATACAGAACAGGGGGCGTCCCTCTCATTGGAGGGGCGCTACATCCAGCTCCCGTTCCACGGAGCGTTCATGGCGCGCAACGCTTTGCTCGCCATTGCCGCAAGCCGCTCGCTCGGGGTAGCGCTTTCCGCGTGCGAGCAGGCGCTTGAGAACATGGGGCCCATCCCCGGCCGCGTGGAAATGCTCAAAACAAAATCCAACGCCACCGTGATTATTGATTACGCACACGAACCGCAGTCTTTTGAGGCTATTTTCAAGCTCGGCCGATCGCTTGCGGGAGCGCACCGCGTCATCAGCGTGTTCGGCGCAACCGGCGGAGGCCGCGACGCCGCAAAGCGGCCGGTTATGGGCGCGCTCGCCGGCTGCCACTCGGATATAATCATCCTCACCACGGATGATCCCTACGACGACGACCCGCAGGCTATCATCAACGACATTTTGCCGGGCATCGCGCAATCGCCAAAGAAGTGGAACCAAGGGAAAAATCTGTGGAGTATTGTTGACCGCGCCCAGGCCATCAAGCGCAGCCTCGCGCTCGCCCAATCCGGGGACATTGTCCTGCTTCTAGGCAAGGGGTCAGAGCCGGTCATGGCAGTCGCGCACGGGAAGCACGTACCCTGGAGCGACCGCAGCGTGGTGGAATCATTAACATCGTAGGCTATGCCGTGGTTCAGGGCACGCTATATCCGGTCTCACAAGCTCAAACTCGCCATATGCTTTTGGGCGTTCGCGTTTTTCGTGTGGCTTTTGTTTTATGTTGGGGCATCCTTTCAGTCTGTTCTTGGTTCTCCGGAAGCTGCGCGCGCATGGGTGCTTGGGTTCGGCCGCGCGGCGCCGCTCGCCTTTTTCGTGCTGCAGGTTCTGCAGGTTGTGGTGGCTCCGCTCAACGATTTCGTCATTAACGTTACCGGCGGATTTCTGTTCGGCCCGTGGCTCGGGTTTGCCATAAACTACACCGGCTGGATACTCGGGGCCGTGGTTGTTTTTTTTCTCGCCCGCAGAGTCGGCATTCCGTTTGTCCGCCTGTTTATCCGCGAAGATAAGATTGAGCGATACAACCGGATTGTCGCACAGGGGCAGTACCTCATATTTGTGCTGTTCCTTTTGCCCGGTCCGCCGGATGACCTCTTGGTGTATGTAGCCGGGCTCTCGCGGTCCTTTAAGTTCCGGACATTTTTGTGGATGATTGTTGTTTCCAAGGTTCCCGGAAAACTAGTGACGAGCTTCATTGGTTCAG
This portion of the Parcubacteria group bacterium genome encodes:
- the uvrB gene encoding excinuclease ABC subunit UvrB; its protein translation is MKFKIQSSFKPTGDQPQAIADLSGGVAKGFRDQTLLGVTGSGKTYSMACVIQNVQKPTLIISHNKTLAAQLASEFQEFFPKNAVHYFVSYYDYYQPEAYVPKSDTYIEKETQINEEIDRLRLASTTALLTRTDVVIVASVSCIYGLGRPDSYENMRAEFKAGESINRNDALRLLASLQYERSDYDLKRGTYRVKGDVLEVQPGYEEFAYRIDFFGDEIDAIKAFDPLTGDAVFDEGARTGEVRIYPAKHYVIEREELKAAQGNIRDELRDRIAYFKKADKLIEAQRIQERTAFDLEMMDQIGYCNGIENYSRHLDFRKPGEPPSTLLDYFPKDYLLFIDESHITVPQIGGMYNGDRARKQTLVDYGFRLPSALDNRPLKFDEFVGRTNQMIYVSATPRPFELARSAKQVKMDAKGHINYSDQNRVAEQLIRPTGLLDPLVEIKPTKNQIDDLLEQIKKRTDKRQRVLVTTLTKRLAEELAEYLAEMGIKVHYLHSEVETLERLDILRDLRLGVYDVVVGINLLREGLDLPEVSLVVILDADKEGFLRSDTSLIQTMGRAARHSEGHVIMYADSVTGSMKRAISEVSRRRSIQEAYNRKHGITPQSIRKAVKDVYLKGQRKKEKPGDLGIDLKKMSDEEIPVLIKELEAKMELAARNFDFEKAASIRDQITEIRKRTKGKG
- the ruvA gene encoding Holliday junction branch migration protein RuvA, giving the protein MIASISGKIIKKTGATAIVDVHGVGYKVSVPASELAELKTGSEAAFFTHLAVKEDALDLYASRDPRVIEWFVMLLNVKGIGPKSALSVMSVARPQDLSAALQAESPDALVNCGVSKKVSERIVLELKAKAKDLIDVQDAATKESIILGGEALQALEALGYSREHAREALKDAEGDDVGAKVRSALKVLGR
- a CDS encoding peptidoglycan bridge formation glycyltransferase FemA/FemB family protein, with product MWREVDDKVTWNDAVSVQPNARFLQSWEWGEFQESLGRAVKRLSWNDEVLVQAIKMPLPLSNHYWYIPHGPLLSKSAPGWQDELKETLNDGALFVRVDPVNDFVIKGARIMRATQPQCTRILDLSQSEDALKNRMRQKTRYNIRLAEKRGVNISTGSISDFLRLNAETKTRDKFASHPDEYYQNMVASLPKDFIKIYQASYQNTIIASNIIILYGDTATYTHGASSNEHRETMAPYLLHWRIIQELKKQGIRHYDLWGINPADESHRAYKKSWQGISRFKEGFGGAAACYPNSFDVIYNSWLYTMYTFLRKFR
- a CDS encoding NTP transferase domain-containing protein, translating into MIRKIVIPAAGKGTRMLDLAKDRPKHLIDVLDKPFLYYVLNNIQNAGYEEIVLVVGNHAEKMVEFSQGIGKEFPLTLIDQFKAMGAERYGTAIPVLAAAEAVGDENFVCIYGDNLYSPRDLAAIRELDDEYAWLSLLEVPNPEKYGVPIVEGDVVRDFVEKPKTFISNWVSIGCYKFTPAIFAEAAKVGKSERGEYELTDAISSLAKQGKVRARKMLDYWMDFGNPDDIKKVGDFLQQKK
- a CDS encoding DsrE family protein, whose translation is MKFGIILQSNKPEHAWNTFRFGITALKANHQVEIFLMSEGSELDAIQDTKDFDISAKVAEFRELKGVIYACGSCLKVRGKEAGSVCPVSTMSDLLNMVEDSDKVLVFG
- a CDS encoding DUF4406 domain-containing protein; the protein is MIKIVFIAGPYIGDGTVEAIERNIREAEKYQIALANREVGFFCPHNHTEHFSSKKGATPPEKFYYDLDFQFLMRAADAVLAMPNWEKSRGAKREVEWGLEKGMKVFYPKDPTDIEEIVQWAKPNESITCYK
- a CDS encoding type II toxin-antitoxin system mRNA interferase toxin, RelE/StbE family → MEIFTTPKFDRRYKKLPIHIQLKAEQREDIFAQNVHDPRLETHKLHGKDKDCWAYSIDRNYRIKFLFKDGGNILYINVGTHDEVY
- the murE gene encoding UDP-N-acetylmuramyl-tripeptide synthetase, producing MLKQCVKKFIPRLFLSAYHKALAIAANIIYWFPSHQLITIGVTGTKGKSSTVIMITRILEEAGFAVGSMNTVFFKIGGKEWQNNKKQGMLGRFALQKMLRAMVRKKCTHAVIEVTSEGVAQHRHWGIAFDVLVFTNLTPEHIESHGSYERYRAAKQLVFRNLSKTRRKTIGGSQVKKVIIANAEDAEASQFLKFKADEKWSVSSDPACLPVLKNNFEAHLCADEVKDTEQGASLSLEGRYIQLPFHGAFMARNALLAIAASRSLGVALSACEQALENMGPIPGRVEMLKTKSNATVIIDYAHEPQSFEAIFKLGRSLAGAHRVISVFGATGGGRDAAKRPVMGALAGCHSDIIILTTDDPYDDDPQAIINDILPGIAQSPKKWNQGKNLWSIVDRAQAIKRSLALAQSGDIVLLLGKGSEPVMAVAHGKHVPWSDRSVVESLTS
- a CDS encoding TVP38/TMEM64 family protein produces the protein MPWFRARYIRSHKLKLAICFWAFAFFVWLLFYVGASFQSVLGSPEAARAWVLGFGRAAPLAFFVLQVLQVVVAPLNDFVINVTGGFLFGPWLGFAINYTGWILGAVVVFFLARRVGIPFVRLFIREDKIERYNRIVAQGQYLIFVLFLLPGPPDDLLVYVAGLSRSFKFRTFLWMIVVSKVPGKLVTSFIGSDVAGLDVSAFSVFLYALFVVGSLLVVARHRSELRQLWPRTKGNPINLSK